A stretch of Kaistella flava (ex Peng et al. 2021) DNA encodes these proteins:
- a CDS encoding MATE family efflux transporter, whose amino-acid sequence MSFLSKTYTKPFLKLALPVMLTQVGQVSVNLFDNIIVGKLLGAQALASVSLGNSVFFSIFVFALGFSLAIPPLVSEAHSRNDHNTINSVFRHGFIINMSIGLILMILLLLAMPLLYHMDQPVEIIPDTISFLTIMTLSIVPFMAFQTLREFSEGLSFTIGVTKATIIANVINIILNYVFIKGMFGFPPMGVKGSALASLIARIFMFVFLYYVLVKQPGTRRYIKHFSLKIAGFSKEMFSKMLKIGFPTSLQMFFEVTAFAGAAFICGLISANDIASHQIALSMASFTFNLSIGFSVASTVMIGRRAGERDFVGLKKVGINNLKIVFIFMAFCGLFFILGRNILPTFFTKKEDVDVILLASKLLIIAALFQLSDGVQVVALGILRGIQDVKIPSLITFVAYWIITIPLGYFLCVTMEMGAWGMWIALGLGLTISAIFLVIRFFKLSQRKIDTAVAH is encoded by the coding sequence ATGTCGTTCTTAAGTAAAACATACACCAAACCTTTTCTAAAATTAGCCTTACCTGTTATGCTTACGCAGGTGGGACAAGTTTCTGTAAATTTGTTCGATAATATTATTGTCGGGAAATTATTAGGTGCTCAGGCTTTAGCTTCAGTTTCGCTGGGCAATTCAGTTTTCTTTTCAATCTTTGTTTTTGCACTGGGATTTTCCCTGGCGATTCCACCTTTGGTTTCGGAAGCACATTCTCGAAATGATCACAACACCATCAATTCTGTTTTCCGTCATGGATTCATTATTAATATGTCTATAGGATTAATACTGATGATTCTGCTGCTGTTGGCAATGCCACTGCTCTATCATATGGATCAGCCGGTAGAAATTATTCCGGATACGATTTCCTTTTTAACGATCATGACTTTGAGTATTGTGCCTTTTATGGCGTTTCAGACTTTACGGGAATTTAGTGAAGGATTATCTTTTACAATCGGCGTTACCAAAGCAACAATCATTGCCAATGTAATTAATATTATCTTGAATTATGTCTTTATTAAAGGAATGTTCGGATTTCCTCCAATGGGTGTTAAAGGATCTGCGCTTGCAAGCTTAATTGCGCGAATCTTTATGTTTGTTTTCCTGTATTATGTATTGGTAAAACAACCGGGAACCAGAAGATACATCAAGCATTTTTCTTTAAAGATTGCTGGATTTTCAAAGGAAATGTTTTCTAAAATGTTGAAGATTGGTTTCCCTACCTCTTTGCAAATGTTTTTCGAAGTAACGGCATTTGCTGGTGCTGCTTTTATTTGTGGATTGATTTCGGCAAATGATATTGCTTCGCATCAGATTGCGCTGTCGATGGCTTCTTTCACCTTTAATCTTAGTATTGGATTCAGTGTTGCTTCCACGGTGATGATCGGTCGTAGAGCGGGTGAACGGGATTTTGTAGGTTTGAAGAAAGTCGGAATTAACAATCTGAAAATAGTATTTATTTTTATGGCCTTTTGTGGATTATTCTTTATTCTAGGTCGAAATATTTTACCAACATTCTTTACTAAAAAAGAAGATGTTGATGTTATTTTGCTTGCTTCAAAACTATTGATTATCGCTGCTTTATTCCAATTATCAGATGGTGTACAAGTTGTTGCTCTTGGAATTTTAAGAGGAATTCAGGATGTGAAAATTCCTTCATTGATTACTTTTGTTGCTTATTGGATTATTACGATCCCATTAGGGTATTTTCTGTGTGTGACGATGGAAATGGGCGCCTGGGGAATGTGGATTGCCCTTGGATTAGGGTTAACCATTTCGGCAATTTTCTTAGTCATCAGGTTCTTTAAACTTTCACAAAGGAAAATAGATACCGCAGTTGCTCATTAA
- a CDS encoding YggS family pyridoxal phosphate-dependent enzyme, which produces MQKLSTIAESYQKVKNTLPDNVQLVAVSKTHPKEMIQEVYDLGQRVFGENKVQELIEKQPELPQDIQWHLIGHLQTNKVKYIAPFIDTIQSVDSEKILLEIDKQAEKNNRKIKVYLQVKIAEEDTKYGLEIHETKELYLDYLNGKFPNVIVSGLMGMATFTDDKNQVKKEFSFLKHLFDQLSLQQKLETLSMGMSDDYPLAIECGANSVRIGSAIFGNRNYL; this is translated from the coding sequence ATGCAAAAATTGTCTACCATTGCGGAGAGTTACCAAAAAGTAAAAAACACTTTACCAGATAACGTTCAACTCGTCGCAGTGTCTAAAACGCATCCTAAAGAAATGATTCAAGAAGTTTATGATTTAGGTCAAAGGGTTTTCGGCGAAAATAAAGTTCAAGAGTTAATAGAGAAGCAGCCCGAACTTCCACAAGATATTCAATGGCATTTAATTGGGCATTTACAAACCAATAAAGTTAAATATATCGCTCCTTTTATTGACACGATTCAAAGTGTTGATTCTGAAAAAATTCTTTTAGAAATTGATAAACAAGCTGAAAAAAATAACCGAAAAATCAAAGTTTATCTTCAAGTAAAAATCGCGGAGGAAGATACTAAATATGGTTTAGAAATCCATGAAACCAAAGAGTTATACCTAGATTACCTCAATGGTAAATTTCCAAATGTTATCGTTTCGGGATTAATGGGAATGGCAACTTTTACGGATGATAAAAACCAAGTTAAAAAAGAGTTCTCCTTTTTAAAACACCTTTTTGACCAACTTTCTTTACAACAGAAACTCGAGACATTATCGATGGGAATGAGTGATGACTACCCTCTTGCTATTGAGTGCGGTGCCAATTCAGTACGCATCGGATCAGCGATTTTCGGAAACCGAAATTACTTATAG
- a CDS encoding type 1 glutamine amidotransferase domain-containing protein — MSSLENKKIAVLAADGYEQSELESPVQALKDAGATIEIVSLKSGEIKAMKNHQWSNSVAVDQTVSNADCANYDGLLLPGGVINPDALRANQDAVNFVKSFFEANKPVAAICHAPQTLINAEAVKGKKMTSYKSISADLKNAGAHWVDQEVVTDGNLTTSRSPEDLPAFNKRIIEEFSK; from the coding sequence ATGTCAAGTTTAGAAAATAAAAAAATTGCAGTTTTAGCAGCAGATGGTTACGAACAATCAGAACTAGAAAGTCCAGTTCAAGCGTTGAAAGATGCTGGCGCAACAATAGAAATTGTTTCATTGAAAAGTGGTGAGATAAAAGCGATGAAAAATCATCAATGGAGTAATTCTGTCGCAGTGGATCAAACTGTATCTAATGCAGATTGCGCGAATTACGACGGACTATTATTGCCTGGTGGCGTTATTAATCCAGATGCATTAAGAGCAAATCAAGACGCTGTAAATTTCGTTAAAAGCTTTTTTGAAGCTAATAAACCAGTCGCTGCAATTTGTCACGCTCCGCAAACATTAATCAATGCAGAAGCAGTTAAAGGGAAAAAAATGACTTCTTATAAATCAATTTCAGCTGATTTGAAAAATGCTGGAGCACATTGGGTCGATCAAGAAGTCGTAACGGATGGAAATCTAACAACGAGTCGCTCGCCAGAAGATTTACCCGCTTTTAATAAAAGAATTATCGAAGAATTTTCTAAATAA
- a CDS encoding DUF72 domain-containing protein — translation MKNKVYIGCSGFTERLWKGFFYPEELAAKEYLSFYSKYLNAVEINSTFYRKPTLKTLEKWFDETEDNFKFFIKIPKAITHIKKLAETEIDTSEFCTHISSVLKEKLAGFLFQLPPLFQFSEENLQKVLNTVDENYLNVVEFRHQSWWTSEVFETLKTKNIIFSGVSIPRDIPDVFIVNNEKFSYYRLHGKPAMFKSEYSETELKKLATDIQKFEGTTFVFFNNTYGIAGIKNALYLKEIVERDSIK, via the coding sequence ATGAAAAATAAAGTATACATCGGTTGTTCAGGTTTTACTGAAAGACTTTGGAAAGGATTTTTCTATCCAGAAGAATTGGCTGCGAAAGAATATTTAAGTTTTTATTCAAAATATTTGAATGCCGTAGAAATCAATTCAACTTTTTACCGAAAACCAACTTTGAAAACTTTAGAGAAATGGTTTGATGAAACGGAAGATAATTTTAAATTTTTCATTAAAATTCCTAAAGCGATTACTCATATTAAAAAATTGGCTGAGACGGAAATTGACACGAGCGAATTTTGCACCCATATTTCCTCGGTTTTAAAAGAAAAATTAGCGGGATTTCTTTTTCAGTTGCCACCGTTGTTTCAGTTTAGCGAAGAGAATTTGCAAAAAGTTTTAAATACCGTTGATGAAAATTATTTAAATGTCGTAGAATTTCGCCATCAATCGTGGTGGACTTCAGAAGTCTTTGAAACTTTAAAAACGAAAAATATCATTTTCTCAGGCGTTTCAATTCCGAGAGATATTCCTGATGTTTTTATTGTTAACAATGAAAAGTTTTCTTACTATCGCCTTCATGGAAAACCTGCAATGTTTAAATCTGAATATTCAGAAACTGAACTTAAAAAACTAGCTACAGATATTCAAAAATTTGAAGGGACTACTTTTGTTTTCTTTAATAATACTTATGGAATTGCGGGAATTAAAAATGCACTTTATTTAAAAGAAATAGTAGAAAGAGATTCAATCAAATAG
- a CDS encoding sigma-54-dependent transcriptional regulator, translating to MQKILIVEDEKAISGVLHSILSDELPNYEFVIADDGLEGLKQIEKEDFALVVSDIKMPKVSGTELLKQALQIKPDTTFVMISGHADIDTAVDCLKDGAYDFISKPIDINRLITSVKNALDKRILQKTNQHLKIENTTLKKKVNKKYQMIGESPALKKIQDMIEKVAASDARVLITGPNGAGKELVAHAIHAQSDRSKGPMIEVNCAAIPSELIESELFGHVKGSFTGAIKDKQGKFELANNGTIFLDEIGDMSLIAQAKVLRALQESKVSPVGSDKEIKVDVRVLAATNKNMQDEIKAGKFREDLYHRLSVIEIYVPSLDERKDDIKLLVKHFAKIISDEHGTALKTFDDKAIKALENFSWTGNIRELRNVVERLIILGSNPINAEDVASFVRK from the coding sequence ATGCAAAAAATCCTAATTGTTGAAGATGAAAAAGCCATTTCCGGCGTTTTACACAGCATTCTTTCTGATGAATTACCTAATTATGAATTCGTTATTGCCGATGATGGTTTAGAAGGCTTAAAACAAATAGAGAAAGAAGATTTCGCTTTGGTGGTTTCTGACATTAAAATGCCTAAAGTTTCGGGGACAGAACTCTTAAAACAAGCACTTCAAATTAAGCCAGACACTACTTTTGTAATGATTTCAGGTCATGCCGATATCGATACTGCCGTAGATTGTTTGAAAGATGGTGCGTACGATTTCATTTCAAAACCAATTGATATTAACCGATTGATTACCAGTGTTAAAAACGCTTTGGATAAAAGAATTTTACAGAAAACAAATCAGCACTTAAAAATTGAAAACACCACTTTAAAGAAAAAAGTTAACAAGAAATATCAAATGATTGGTGAATCTCCTGCGTTGAAGAAAATTCAGGATATGATTGAAAAAGTTGCTGCATCTGATGCCAGAGTTCTAATTACCGGACCCAATGGTGCTGGTAAAGAATTGGTAGCTCACGCGATTCATGCACAAAGTGACCGAAGCAAAGGACCTATGATTGAAGTAAACTGTGCGGCAATTCCGTCAGAATTAATTGAATCAGAATTATTTGGACACGTTAAAGGAAGTTTTACCGGAGCAATTAAAGACAAGCAAGGGAAATTTGAATTAGCCAATAATGGAACTATTTTCTTAGATGAAATTGGAGATATGTCTCTGATTGCACAAGCTAAAGTTCTTCGTGCTTTACAGGAAAGTAAAGTTTCGCCAGTTGGAAGTGATAAAGAAATTAAAGTCGATGTTAGAGTTTTGGCGGCAACCAATAAAAATATGCAGGATGAAATTAAAGCTGGAAAATTTAGAGAAGATCTTTACCACCGACTTTCGGTTATCGAAATTTATGTTCCTTCTTTAGATGAAAGAAAAGATGATATTAAACTATTAGTAAAACATTTTGCTAAAATCATTTCTGATGAACATGGTACGGCTTTGAAAACTTTTGATGATAAAGCGATTAAAGCTTTAGAGAATTTCAGTTGGACTGGAAATATTCGTGAATTAAGAAACGTAGTCGAGCGTTTGATTATCTTAGGATCTAACCCGATTAACGCAGAAGATGTTGCAAGTTTTGTACGAAAATAA